CGGAAGGCGGTGCCCACCGCATCCATGCCTGAGCCACACAGACGGTTCATGGTCGTGCCGGGCACCGAGCTCGGCACACCGGCCAGCAACGCCGACATGCGCGCCACGTTGCGGTTATCTTCGCCGGCCTGGTTGGCACAGCCCATGAAGACTTCCTCGATGGCAGCAGCATCAAGCCGCGGCGCACTCTCGAGCACCGCCTTGAAGATATCGGCGGCGAGGTCGTCGGGGCGTACACTCGACAGACTGCCACCGAAACGTCCGATGGCACTGCGGCGCGGGTGACAGATATACACAGCGGTCATGTTTCTCTCCTTGCTGCCATCACTGGCCGGCATGGGCACGCGCGGTGCGCGCCTTCAACTCACGCAGCACTTCGAGTTCGTGCGCATCGGGTTCCGGGGTCTGTTCGAGGTTGTCGGCAAAACGAATCTCCCACCCGGTGGCTTCCTGCACCTGCTCGCGGGTCACGCCGGGATGCAGCGAGACCACCGTCAGTTCGCGATCTTCGGGGTCAGGCTTCATCACACAAAGATCGCTAATGACCCGAGTCGGGCCGCGCCCGATGTTGGGCACGTTGTCGCGACCCTTGCCATCACGGCCGAAGCCCAGGGTGGTGATGAAGTCCACGTCACGCACGAAGGCACGCGGTGAGTGCTTGAGGGTGATGAACACCTCACCGGCATTGGTGGCGATTTCAGGCGCACCGCCGCCGCCGGGCAAACGTACCTTGGGAGCCTTGTAATCGCCAATCAGGGTGGTGTTGAGGTTGCAGTAACGATCGATCTGCGCGGTGCCGAGGAAGCCGACATTGACCTTGCCGCCCTGCAGCCAGTAGCGAAACATCTCGGG
This Halomonas huangheensis DNA region includes the following protein-coding sequences:
- a CDS encoding CoA-transferase subunit beta; protein product: MSLESSFLENRSPEYSSAEMMTVTAARALENGMTCFVGIGLPSEAANLARLTHAPEVVLIYESGTLQTRPEVLPLSIGDGELCESALTTVSVPEMFRYWLQGGKVNVGFLGTAQIDRYCNLNTTLIGDYKAPKVRLPGGGGAPEIATNAGEVFITLKHSPRAFVRDVDFITTLGFGRDGKGRDNVPNIGRGPTRVISDLCVMKPDPEDRELTVVSLHPGVTREQVQEATGWEIRFADNLEQTPEPDAHELEVLRELKARTARAHAGQ